A window of the Lactuca sativa cultivar Salinas chromosome 7, Lsat_Salinas_v11, whole genome shotgun sequence genome harbors these coding sequences:
- the LOC111907118 gene encoding ultraviolet-B receptor UVR8 — protein MGDRLRSATFDDLPSHLILEILTSGARLGGSDLVCLELTNTTFRGTHGLVPHKLRSLVDFAAFQLSGSHPIYVSLSYRAQEELLARCSGNWKKVLRFLQSVHQSSDIVETSSGNMQIRSGRYHTLLIKDSKIYSCGSSLCGVLGHGPETTNCVAFTPIKFPYPVNVTHVSASHNHAAFVAKSGEVFTCGDNSSFCCGHSDTNRPIFKPRLVEALKNVPCKQVAAGVSFTVFLSTEGQIYTCGTSGHGQLGHGDTLDRPTPKLVEPVGPIGSVVQISAGPSYTLAVTNDGGVYSFGSGSNFCLGHGEQHNELRPRVIQSFRRNGIHVVRVSAGDEHVVALDSNGFVYTWGKGYCGALGHGDEIDKTTPALLTSLKNHLAVQVCASKRKTFVLMDSGCLYGFGWMAFGSLGFPDRDVSDKVLKPSMLYSLKDHHICQVSTGLYHSVVVTNRGRIFGFGDNERAQLGHDELRGCLHPTEILVEE, from the exons ATGGGAGATCGATTAAGGTCAGCCACGTTCGATGACTTACCATCGCATTTGATTCTCGAAATCTTGACATCCGGAGCCCGACTGGGCGGGTCGGATCTCGTCTGTTTGGAGCTTACTAATACAACTTTTCGAGGTACCCATGGATTGGTCCCTCACAAGTTAAGATCTTTGGTTGACTTTGCAGCTTTTCAGCTTTCTGGGTCGCATCCGATATACGTTTCTTTGAGTTACAGAGCTCAAGAAGAACTGTTAGCTCGATGCAGTGGTAACTGGAAGAAGGTTTTGAGATTCTTGCAATCAGTCCACCAGTCTTCCGACATCGTTGAAACCTCTTCAGGGAAT ATGCAAATCAGAAGCGGAAGGTATCACACATTACTGATCAAAGATTCAAAAATTTACTCTTGTGGTTCGAGTTTATGTGGTGTTCTTGGTCATGGCCCCGAAACAACAAATTGTGTAGCTTTCACTCCGATCAAATTCCCATATCCTGTCAATGTCACCCACGTTTCAGCCTCACATAATCATGCTGCATTCGTCGCAAAATCGGGAGAG GTTTTCACATGTGGTGATAATTCATCGTTTTGTTGTGGGCATAGTGATACAAATCGACCAATATTCAAGCCAAGGCTAGTTGAAGCACTAAAGAATGTTCCATGTAAGCAGGTTGCTGCTGGGGTTAGTTTCACTGTGTTTCTTTCAACAGAAGGTCAAATCTACACATGTGGGACCAGTGGACATGGTCAACTCGGTCATGGTGACACCCTGGACAGACCCACACCGAAACTGGTCGAACCCGTTGGACCCATCGGTTCGGTTGTTCAGATATCCGCGGGTCCAAGCTACACCCTTGCGGTTACTAATGATGGAGGTGTTTACTCGTTTGGGTCTGGTTCCAATTTCTGTCTTGGCCATGGTGAACAGCATAATGAACTCCGCCCTCGTGTGATTCAGTCTTTCAGGCGGAATGGAATCCATGTTGTTCGTGTTTCCGCTGGTGATGAACATGTCGTCGCACTTGATTCCAACGGATTC GTTTACACATGGGGAAAAGGCTACTGTGGTGCACTTGGACATGGTGATGAGATCGATAAGACCACCCCCGCGCTCCTAACTAGCCTCAAGAATCACCTCGCTGTACAG GTGTGTGCAAGTAAGAGGAAAACGTTTGTGTTGATGGATAGTGGATGTTTGTATGGATTTGGATGGATGGCATTTGGGAGTTTAGGGTTTCCAGATAGGGATGTATCTGATAAAGTGTTGAAGCCGAGTATGCTTTATAGTTTAAAAGATCATCATATATGTCAGGTGAGCACGGGTTTGTATCACTCGGTTGTGGTTACTAATCGAGGTCGGATATTTGGATTTGGGGACAATGAAAGAGCACAACTTGGGCATGATGAATTGCGGGGTTGTCTTCACCCGACTGAAATCTTGGTTGAAGAATAA
- the LOC111907117 gene encoding vesicle-fusing ATPase: MAGRSRSSMTMTVTNTPAKDLAYTNCAYVSPSDLRQFAVPGSNLALALVGDVFVLSIAAYDTIQSGQIGLNAIQRRHARVSTGDSVSVSRFVPPEDFNIALLTLELEFVKKGNKEEQVDAIVLAQKIRERFINQVMTAGQRVTFEFIGNGYIFTVTQVAVEGQDKTDIERGMLSSDSYIVFEASNSSGIKIVNQREAASSNIFRHKEFNLQSLGIGGLSNEFADIFRRAFASRVFPPHVASKLGVKHVKGMLLYGPPGTGKTLMARQIGKMLNGRDPKIVNGPEVLSKFVGETEKNVRDLFADAEQDQRSRGDQSDLHVIIFDEIDAICKSRGSTRDGTGVHDSIVNQLLTKIDGVEALNNVLLIGMTNRKDLLDEALLRPGRLEVQVEISLPDENGRLQILQIHTNKMKENSFLAPDVNLQELAARTKNYSGAELEGVVKSAVSYALNRQLSLDDLTKKVDEESIKVTMDDFLNALHEVIPAFGASMDGLERCRLNGIVDCGQKHDHIFKRTMLLAEQVKVSRGSPLVTVLLEGPSGSGKTAMAASVGIGSDFPYVKIISAESMIGISEASKCAQIVKVFEDAYKSTLSIIILDDIERLLEYVAIGPRFSNLISQTLMVLLKRLPPKGKNMLVIGTTSEVNFLESVGLCDAFSVTYHVPTLKTEDAKKVLQQLKVFSEDDVDSAAEALNDMPIKRLYMVVEMAAQGESGGSAEAIYAGRETIQISHFYECLQDIVRY, translated from the exons ATGGCGGGGAGGTCGAGATCATCGATGACGATGACCGTCACAAACACGCCGGCCAAAGATCTCGCGTATACGAATTGCGCATATGTTTCCCCTTCCGATCTTCGTCAATTTGCTGTTCCTGGATCCAATCTCGCTCTCGCACTTGTTGGTGACGTGTTCGTTCTGTCTATAG CTGCCTACGATACCATACAAAGTGGGCAAATTGGTCTTAATGCCATCCAACGACGTCATGCAAGAGTTTCTACTGGAGATTCAGTATCTGTTAGCAG GTTTGTCCCACCTGAAGATTTCAACATTGCCTTACTTACCCTCGAGTTGGAATTTGTTAAAAAAGGGAACAAAGAAGAACAG GTTGATGCTATTGTTTTAGCTCAAAAGATACGTGAAAGATTTATAAACCAGGTTATGACAGCTGGACAAAGGGTAACTTTTGAGTTTATTGGCAATGGTTATATCTTCACAGTCACCCAAGTTGCTGTGGAAGGCCAGGACAAAACAGACATTGAAAGAGGCATGCTTTCATCTGATTCATACATTGTCTTTGAAGCCTCAAACTCTAGTGGAATaaag aTTGTGAATCAACGTGAGGCTGCTAGCAGCAATATCTTCAGACACAAGGAGTTTAATCTTCAATCATTGGGCATAGGTGGTTTAAGCAATGAATTTGCAGATATTTTTAGAAGAGCTTTTGCCTCTAGGGTTTTCCCTCCACATGTGGCAAGCAA ATTGGGTGTAAAGCATGTGAAGGGAATGCTGTTATATGGTCCACCTGGCACTGGGAAGACTCTAATGGCTCGTCAAATTGGAAAGATGTTAAATGGAAGAGACCCAAAG ATTGTAAATGGGCCTGAAGTGTTGAGTAAGTTTGTTGGTGAAACTGAAAAAAATGTAAGAGACTTATTTGCTGATGCTGAACAAGATCAAAGATCACGAG GAGATCAAAGCGACTTACATGTCATCATTTTCGATGAAATTGATGCAATTTGCAAG TCTAGAGGTTCTACTAGGGATGGCACAGGAGTGCACGATAGCATTGTTAATCAGCTCCTTACAAAG ATAGATGGTGTGGAAGCACTGAACAATGTGTTGCTCATTGGTATGACAAACAGAAAGGATCTGCTTGATGAAGCTCTTTTGAG GCCTGGTCGTTTAGAAGTCCAAGTGGAAATCAGCCTTCCTGATGAAAATGGTCGTCTCCAAATTCTTCAAATTCACACAAACAAGATGAAAGAGAATTCTTTCCTTGCTCCAGATGTCAACTTACAAGAACTTG CTGCAAGAACAAAGAACTACAGTGGAGCAGAACTTGAAGGTGTGGTGAAAAGTGCGGTTTCTTATGCACTGAATCGCCAGCTCAGCCTTGATGATCTTACCAAAAAAGTAGATGAGGAAAGCATAAAAGTCACCATGGATGATTTCTTGAATGCTCTTCATGAAGTTATTCCAGCATTTGGTGCTTCCATGGATGGCCTTGAACGTTGCAG ACTGAATGGAATAGTTGACTGTGGTCAGAAACATGATCACATCTTCAAAAGAACAATGCTATTAGCAGAACAAGTTAAAGTTAGCAGAGGTAGTCCACTTGTCACAGTTCTTCTAGAAGGTCCTAGTGGCAGTGGTAAGACTGCAATGGCAGCTTCTGTTGGTATTGGTAGTGATTTCCCATATGTGAAAATC ATTTCGGCTGAATCAATGATTGGCATCAGTGAAGCCAGTAAATGTGCACAGATTGTCAAG GTATTTGAGGATGCTTACAAGTCAACACTGAGCATTATTATCCTTGATGATATTGAAAG ACTACTGGAATATGTTGCTATTGGACCTCGTTTTTCAAACTTGATTTCTCAGACACTGATGGTCCTCCTCAAACGCCTTCCACCCAAG GGTAAAAATATGCTGGTGATTGGAACAACAAGTGAGGTGAACTTCCTGGAGTCGGTTGGCCTTTGTGATGCTTTCTCAGTCACCTACCATGTTCCTACATTGAAAACCGAAGATGCTAAAAAG GTATTGCAACAACTTAAAGTGTTCTCGGAGGATGATGTGGATTCTGCAGCTGAGGCTCTTAATGAT ATGCCGATCAAGAGGCTGTATATGGTGGTGGAGATGGCGGCACAGGGAGAATCCGGTGGAAGTGCGGAAGCTATTTATGCCGGAAGGGAAACAATTCAAATCTCACATTTCTATGAGTGCCTACAAGATATTGTCCGTTACTAA
- the LOC111907110 gene encoding isocitrate dehydrogenase [NAD] regulatory subunit 1, mitochondrial, with the protein MAKRTLPILKQQLHRPSPSVPSPSRSVTYMPRPGDDAPHTITLIPGDGISPLVTGAVEQVMDAIHAPIYFEKFDAHCDMKAIPMEVIESIKKNKVCLKGGLNTPMGGEVSSLNVQLRKELDLYTSLENCFNLPGLPTHHENVDIMVIIENTEGEYVGIEHEVVPGMVKSLKNLRSNLL; encoded by the exons ATGGCCAAACGAACTCTACCGATCCTCAAGCAACAACTTCACCGACCAAGTCCATCTGTTCCAAGCCCATCCCGATCTGTCACTTACATGCCCCGACCAGGTGACGACGCTCCTCACACAATCACCTTAATCCCTGGAGATGGAATCAGTCCCCTCGTTACCGGAGCCGTCGAGCAAGTAATGGATGCGATACACGCGCCAATTTACTTCGAAAAGTTCGATGCTCATTGTGACATGAAGGCCATACCAATGGAGGTCATAGAGTCGATTAAGAAGAATAAAGTGTGTTTGAAAGGAGGTTTGAATACTCCCATGGGTGGAGAGGTTAGTTCGTTGAATGTGCAGTTAAGGAAAGAGCTTGATCTGTACACTTCGCttgaaaattgttttaatttgcCTGGATTACCTACACACCATGAAAATGTTGATATTATGGTGATTATAGAGAATACTGAAGGGGAATATGTAGGGATCGAACACGAGGTTGTTCCTGGTATGGTGAAAAGTCTTAAG aATCTCAGGTCAAATCTCCTTTAG
- the LOC111907119 gene encoding CBS domain-containing protein CBSX5 — protein MAAQLLAHEVSDLCLGKPPLTSLSISATIGDALTALQTSEDTHISIWTCDHHHSVADEIIINDCRCVGKICMVDIICYLCKEDNLLSPSSALMSSVSVLLSHVPGGVVRHVEPSASLMEAIDLIIQGVQNLIVPIKSTSNHFKRKQLRQYPSIAPTTHTGGREYCWLTQEDVIWFLLSSIGLFSPTAANSIESLGIITTEILTVNYHSPASEAVDAISTSLANQTSVAVINDEGVLIGEISPSTLAYCDEMVAAAITTLSAGDLMAYIDCGGPPEDIIKVVEARLKEKNLNGMLEEFAIYSSGIPYCSNSSSSDEESTSSPTTTRSGRYNRSGRYSARIMRRAEAIVCHPRSSLVAVMIQATAHRVGYVWVVEEDGSVVGIVRFSGMLEVFREHLECMMADEVV, from the exons ATGGCAGCTCAGTTGTTGGCACATGAGGTTTCCGATCTTTGCCTCGGCAAGCCGCCGCTCACCTCCCTCTCCATCTCCGCCACCATCGGCGACGCCCTAACCGCCCTTCAAACCTCCGAGGATACCCATATCAGTATCTGGACATGCGACCACCACCACTCCGTAGCCGATGAAATCATTATCAATGACTGCCGCTGCGTCGGAAAAATCTGCATGGTTGATATCATCTGCTACCTCTGTAAAGAAGACAACCTCTTGTCTCCTTCTTCGGCACTCATGTCCTCCGTTTCTGTTTTGCTCTCACATGTTCCCGGCGGCGTCGTCAGACACGTCGAACCCTCGGCGAG TTTGATGGAAGCCATTGATCTAATTATTCAAGGTGTACAGAATCTAATAGTGCCGATAAAGAGTACGTCTAATCACTTTAAAAGAAAACAACTCCGGCAATATCCGTCAATTGCTCCGACAACGCACACCGGTGGCCGTGAGTACTGTTGGCTGACGCAAGAAGACGTGATCTGGTTCCTTCTTAGCTCAATCGGTTTATTTTCTCCAACCGCCGCGAATTCCATCGAGTCACTTGGTATAATCACGACGGAGATCCTCACAGTCAATTACCATTCGCCGGCTTCGGAGGCGGTGGACGCCATTTCAACCTCTCTTGCCAACCAAACTTCGGTTGCTGTCATCAACGACGAAGGTGTGTTAATCGGCGAAATATCACCTTCCACCCTCGCTTACTGTGACGAAATGGTTGCAGCTGCTATAACCACACTATCCGCCGGCGACCTTATGGCATACATCGACTGCGGTGGCCCGCCTGAGGATATAATCAAGGTGGTGGAAGCAAGGCTGAAAGAGAAGAATCTGAACGGAATGCTCGAGGAGTTTGCTATTTACTCCTCCGGAATTCCATACTGTAGCAACAGTTCCTCCTCCGACGAGGAATCGACGTCGTCTCCGACAACCACAAGGTCCGGGAGGTACAATAGGTCAGGCAGGTACTCCGCCAGGATAATGAGGAGGGCGGAGGCTATCGTCTGCCACCCACGAAGCTCCTTGGTGGCGGTGATGATTCAGGCAACCGCACACCGTGTTGGGTACGTGTGGGTGGTTGAAGAAGACGGTAGTGTGGTCGGAATAGTGAGGTTTTCCGGCATGTTGGAAGTTTTCCGGGAACATTTGGAGTGCATGATGGCTGATGAGGTCGTGTAG